One region of Juglans microcarpa x Juglans regia isolate MS1-56 chromosome 7S, Jm3101_v1.0, whole genome shotgun sequence genomic DNA includes:
- the LOC121240204 gene encoding cytokinin dehydrogenase 6-like isoform X1: MRYPSVSLHRQSNILLIRSFMLLFLSCVTIRIKLCFSSIPYTLKALPLDGHFNFDEVHLSAKDFGNRYQFLPVAVLHPKSVSDIATTIEHIWQMGPHSELTVAARGHGHSLQGQSQAHGGIVINMQSLRGPYMQVYPGNSPYVDVSGGELWINILHESLKFGLAPKSWTDYLHLTVGGTLSNAGISGQAFRHGPQISNVHQLEVVTGKGEVVTCSEKQNSDLFHGVLGGLGQFGIITRARILLEPAPDMVKWIRVLYSDFSTFARDQEKLISAAENTFDYIEGFVIINRTGLLNNWRSSFNPQDPVQASQFKSDGRTLFCLELAKYFHLDETDVVNQVRHALAHHQGRFPKEIENYMSQLSYITSTLFLSEVTYIEFLDRVHVSEVILRSKGLWEVPHPWLNLFIPKSKIQDFADEVFGKILKETSNGPILIYPVNKSKWNNRTSAVIPEEDIFYLVAFLTSAVPSSTGTDGLEHILTQNKKILEFCETAHLGVKQYLPHYTTQEEWRAHYGPRWEVFVKRKSAYDPLAVLAPGQRIFHKAITFS, from the exons atgagataccCATCAGTTAGCCTCCATAGACAAAGTAACATTCTTCTCATAAGAAGCTTCATGCTCTTGTTCTTGAGCTGTGTTACCATTAGAATAAAACTTTGTTTTTCTAGCATCCCTTATACGTTGAAGGCACTTCCCCTTGATGGGCATTTCAACTTTGATGAAGTTCATCTTTCTGCCAAAGATTTTGGCAACAGGTACCAGTTCCTCCCAGTGGCAGTACTACATCCAAAGTCGGTTTCTGATATTGCCACTACTATAGAGCATATTTGGCAGATGGGCCCTCATTCAGAGCTCACTGTTGCAGCTAGAGGCCATGGCCACTCACTCCAGGGCCAGTCACAAGCACACGGGGGAATTGTGATTAACATGCAATCACTCCGGGGCCCATATATGCAGGTTTACCCCGGAAATTCTCCTTATGTGGATGTCTCTGGTGGCGAGTTGTGGATAAATATCCTGCATGAAAGCCTGAAATTTGGGTTAGCACCAAAATCATGGACAGACTACCTACATCTAACTGTTGGCGGTACTCTGTCTAATGCAGGGATCAGTGGGCAGGCATTTCGGCACGGCCCTCAGATCAGTAATGTCCACCAGCTGGAGGTTGTAACAG GAAAAGGGGAGGTTGTAACTTGTTCAGAGAAGCAGAACAGTGATCTCTTTCACGGTGTTCTTGGAGGACTTGGCCAGTTCGGCATTATAACCCGAGCAAGAATATTGCTGGAGCCAGCACCAGATATG GTAAAATGGATTAGAGTGCTGTACTCAGATTTTTCCACATTTGCAAGAGACCAGGAAAAACTAATATCGGCTGCAGAAAATACGTTTGATTACATTGAAGGATTTGTGATTATAAACAGGACTGGTCTGCTAAATAACTGGAGATCTTCCTTTAATCCACAAGACCCAGTTCAAGCCAGCCAGTTCAAGTCAGATGGAAGGACTCTCTTCTGCCTGGAATTAGCCAAATACTTCCACCTAGATGAGACTGATGTGGTAAATCAGGTGAGGCATGCACTGGCCCACCATCAGGGTAGATTTCCTAAA GAAATTGAAAACTACATGTCTCAGTTAAGCTATATTACATCAACACTTTTCCTATCCGAAGTTACATACATAGAATTCCTGGACAGGGTTCATGTGTCTGAGGTCATATTACGGTCAAAAGGCTTGTGGGAAGTTCCACATCCATGGCTCAATCTTTTTATCCCTAAGAGCAAGATACAAGATTTTGCTGATGAAGTCTTTGGCAAAATCCTCAAAGAAACAAGCAACGGCCCTATCCTCATCTACCCAGTAAACAAATCAAA GTGGAATAATAGAACTTCTGCTGTCATTCCAGAGGAAGATATTTTCTACCTAGTCGCATTCCTTACCTCTGCAGTTCCCTCTTCCACAGGAACAGATGGATTAGAACATATAttaactcaaaacaaaaaaattctagaatTCTGTGAAACAGCCCATCTAGGGGTCAAGCAATATCTGCCCCATTACACTACACAGGAAGAGTGGCGTGCCCACTATGGCCCAAGGTGGGAAGTTTTTGTAAAGAGAAAATCAGCTTATGACCCATTGGCAGTACTCGCTCCTGGCCAGAGAATATTTCATAAGGCAATAACCTTCTCATGA
- the LOC121240204 gene encoding cytokinin dehydrogenase 6-like isoform X2 — translation MRYPSVSLHRQSNILLIRSFMLLFLSCVTIRIKLCFSSIPYTLKALPLDGHFNFDEVHLSAKDFGNRYQFLPVAVLHPKSVSDIATTIEHIWQMGPHSELTVAARGHGHSLQGQSQAHGGIVINMQSLRGPYMQVYPGNSPYVDVSGGELWINILHESLKFGLAPKSWTDYLHLTVGGTLSNAGISGQAFRHGPQISNVHQLEVVTGKGEVVTCSEKQNSDLFHGVLGGLGQFGIITRARILLEPAPDMVKWIRVLYSDFSTFARDQEKLISAAENTFDYIEGFVIINRTGLLNNWRSSFNPQDPVQASQFKSDGRTLFCLELAKYFHLDETDVVNQEIENYMSQLSYITSTLFLSEVTYIEFLDRVHVSEVILRSKGLWEVPHPWLNLFIPKSKIQDFADEVFGKILKETSNGPILIYPVNKSKWNNRTSAVIPEEDIFYLVAFLTSAVPSSTGTDGLEHILTQNKKILEFCETAHLGVKQYLPHYTTQEEWRAHYGPRWEVFVKRKSAYDPLAVLAPGQRIFHKAITFS, via the exons atgagataccCATCAGTTAGCCTCCATAGACAAAGTAACATTCTTCTCATAAGAAGCTTCATGCTCTTGTTCTTGAGCTGTGTTACCATTAGAATAAAACTTTGTTTTTCTAGCATCCCTTATACGTTGAAGGCACTTCCCCTTGATGGGCATTTCAACTTTGATGAAGTTCATCTTTCTGCCAAAGATTTTGGCAACAGGTACCAGTTCCTCCCAGTGGCAGTACTACATCCAAAGTCGGTTTCTGATATTGCCACTACTATAGAGCATATTTGGCAGATGGGCCCTCATTCAGAGCTCACTGTTGCAGCTAGAGGCCATGGCCACTCACTCCAGGGCCAGTCACAAGCACACGGGGGAATTGTGATTAACATGCAATCACTCCGGGGCCCATATATGCAGGTTTACCCCGGAAATTCTCCTTATGTGGATGTCTCTGGTGGCGAGTTGTGGATAAATATCCTGCATGAAAGCCTGAAATTTGGGTTAGCACCAAAATCATGGACAGACTACCTACATCTAACTGTTGGCGGTACTCTGTCTAATGCAGGGATCAGTGGGCAGGCATTTCGGCACGGCCCTCAGATCAGTAATGTCCACCAGCTGGAGGTTGTAACAG GAAAAGGGGAGGTTGTAACTTGTTCAGAGAAGCAGAACAGTGATCTCTTTCACGGTGTTCTTGGAGGACTTGGCCAGTTCGGCATTATAACCCGAGCAAGAATATTGCTGGAGCCAGCACCAGATATG GTAAAATGGATTAGAGTGCTGTACTCAGATTTTTCCACATTTGCAAGAGACCAGGAAAAACTAATATCGGCTGCAGAAAATACGTTTGATTACATTGAAGGATTTGTGATTATAAACAGGACTGGTCTGCTAAATAACTGGAGATCTTCCTTTAATCCACAAGACCCAGTTCAAGCCAGCCAGTTCAAGTCAGATGGAAGGACTCTCTTCTGCCTGGAATTAGCCAAATACTTCCACCTAGATGAGACTGATGTGGTAAATCAG GAAATTGAAAACTACATGTCTCAGTTAAGCTATATTACATCAACACTTTTCCTATCCGAAGTTACATACATAGAATTCCTGGACAGGGTTCATGTGTCTGAGGTCATATTACGGTCAAAAGGCTTGTGGGAAGTTCCACATCCATGGCTCAATCTTTTTATCCCTAAGAGCAAGATACAAGATTTTGCTGATGAAGTCTTTGGCAAAATCCTCAAAGAAACAAGCAACGGCCCTATCCTCATCTACCCAGTAAACAAATCAAA GTGGAATAATAGAACTTCTGCTGTCATTCCAGAGGAAGATATTTTCTACCTAGTCGCATTCCTTACCTCTGCAGTTCCCTCTTCCACAGGAACAGATGGATTAGAACATATAttaactcaaaacaaaaaaattctagaatTCTGTGAAACAGCCCATCTAGGGGTCAAGCAATATCTGCCCCATTACACTACACAGGAAGAGTGGCGTGCCCACTATGGCCCAAGGTGGGAAGTTTTTGTAAAGAGAAAATCAGCTTATGACCCATTGGCAGTACTCGCTCCTGGCCAGAGAATATTTCATAAGGCAATAACCTTCTCATGA